A genomic stretch from Candidatus Binatus sp. includes:
- a CDS encoding ABC transporter ATP-binding protein, which yields MPTPRPASPTASTVAESSNREPNEAPDDPDQPRRGIFARVSDRIFPRTALIRFLGYVRPHLWLVAGGSAMGILKFTMPLAFPLAFKYVFDVLLVPQPRIEKVDALIDRLCVSLASTLHLGAGSAAKLEALTAALFVLFFVQAIATYFRNYWASMAGHRLIFDLRYALFLHMQRLSHSFFDRTTSGAVVSRFISDISMAQNFVGSAMINIWMDGVSLGFVVWLLFYLNTRLAWISLIVIPFYVAVIRILSPKIKETSHDLQEVVEEFSGELQERVAGISTVKSFAREAAEARRFHQRTTQLYDLTIDSVRLSATHQMFTEFISRSAPLLVIWAGALMIMHGKMTIGTVVAFFAFLGALYLPLQRFSELSVIVATSLAAIERIFQFFDETPEVTDLAGAPALPVPHGCVEIEHLGFGYKPLDGGPRRMVLHDVNLAVAAGTTVALVGRSGAGKTTLASLIPRFYELTAGRILIDGTDISAVTLKSLRDSIGIVPQDAILFSASIRENVQYGRPGASDGDVWRALEQANIRDFIESLSNKLDTTIGEGSVRPSTGQRQRLALARVFLKNPPILILDEATSGLDSEVENLIHDAVRRLMKGRTSFLIAHRLASAVDADVIVVLDRGRVVEVGAHAELVKRSGVYAQLFNEQTRKLRLTPEHTSRLPGSLRLARVPDREPAA from the coding sequence ATGCCAACTCCTCGGCCCGCATCGCCAACCGCGAGCACCGTAGCTGAGTCCTCGAATCGGGAGCCGAACGAAGCGCCCGACGACCCCGACCAACCTCGCCGCGGCATCTTCGCGCGCGTCTCCGATCGCATCTTTCCGCGCACCGCCCTGATTCGATTTCTCGGCTACGTCCGGCCGCATCTATGGCTCGTCGCCGGCGGCTCCGCGATGGGCATCCTCAAATTCACGATGCCGCTCGCCTTTCCGCTCGCCTTCAAATACGTCTTCGACGTCTTGCTGGTGCCGCAGCCGCGAATCGAAAAGGTGGATGCGCTCATCGACCGATTGTGCGTTTCGCTCGCCTCGACGCTTCACTTAGGCGCCGGCTCGGCCGCCAAGCTCGAGGCTCTGACCGCCGCGCTCTTCGTACTGTTCTTCGTGCAGGCGATCGCAACCTATTTTCGCAACTATTGGGCGAGCATGGCGGGCCATCGCCTGATCTTCGACCTTCGCTACGCGCTGTTCCTTCACATGCAGCGCCTGTCGCATTCGTTTTTCGATCGCACGACTTCCGGCGCCGTGGTGTCGCGCTTCATTTCGGACATCTCGATGGCGCAAAATTTCGTCGGCTCCGCGATGATCAACATCTGGATGGACGGCGTCTCGCTCGGCTTCGTCGTGTGGCTGCTCTTTTATCTGAACACGCGCCTGGCGTGGATTTCGCTGATCGTCATCCCGTTCTACGTCGCCGTCATCCGCATCCTCTCGCCGAAAATCAAGGAAACCAGCCACGACCTGCAGGAAGTGGTAGAGGAATTTTCCGGCGAGCTGCAGGAGCGCGTCGCCGGCATCTCGACGGTGAAATCGTTCGCGCGCGAAGCCGCCGAAGCTCGCCGCTTCCATCAGCGCACCACCCAGCTCTACGACCTGACGATCGATAGCGTCAGGCTGTCGGCGACCCATCAGATGTTCACCGAGTTCATCTCGCGCTCGGCGCCGCTGCTGGTCATCTGGGCGGGCGCGCTGATGATCATGCACGGCAAGATGACCATCGGCACCGTGGTCGCATTCTTCGCATTCCTGGGCGCGCTCTATCTGCCGCTGCAACGCTTCTCCGAACTGTCGGTGATCGTCGCGACCTCGCTCGCCGCGATCGAGCGCATCTTCCAGTTTTTCGACGAGACGCCGGAAGTGACCGACCTCGCCGGCGCGCCGGCCCTGCCGGTGCCGCACGGATGCGTCGAGATCGAGCATCTCGGCTTCGGCTACAAGCCGCTCGACGGCGGACCGCGTCGGATGGTGCTGCACGATGTGAACCTCGCGGTCGCCGCCGGCACCACCGTCGCGCTGGTCGGTCGTTCGGGCGCGGGCAAAACCACGCTCGCGAGCCTGATTCCGCGCTTTTACGAATTGACCGCGGGCCGCATTCTGATCGATGGAACCGATATTTCTGCCGTGACGCTAAAGTCGTTGCGCGATTCGATCGGGATCGTGCCGCAGGACGCGATCCTCTTCAGCGCGTCGATTCGCGAGAACGTCCAGTACGGCCGCCCCGGCGCGTCCGACGGCGACGTCTGGCGCGCGCTCGAGCAGGCCAACATCCGCGATTTCATCGAGTCGCTGTCCAACAAGCTCGATACCACGATTGGCGAGGGCAGCGTGCGCCCCTCGACCGGGCAACGCCAGCGGCTGGCGCTCGCGCGCGTCTTTCTGAAAAATCCTCCGATCCTGATTCTCGACGAAGCGACGTCAGGCCTCGATTCCGAAGTCGAAAATCTGATTCATGACGCGGTGCGCCGCCTGATGAAAGGCCGCACCTCCTTTCTGATTGCGCATCGCCTCGCGAGCGCCGTCGATGCGGACGTGATCGTCGTGCTCGATCGCGGCCGCGTGGTGGAAGTCGGCGCGCACGCGGAATTGGTGAAACGCTCGGGCGTTTACGCCCAGCTCTTCAACGAGCAGACGCGCAAGCTCAGGCTTACTCCCGAGCATACCTCGCGCCTGCCGGGATCGCTTAGGCTGGCGCGCGTGCCCGATCGCGAACCCGCCGCCTGA